The segment TTTTTTCAGCCTTTTTGTCGGCTTCGGCCCACTGCAATCTTGTTAGTTTACCATGCCGCACAGTCGCACTCTTGCGCCGTACAAGTAGAAGGCGGAAGAACAATACATACAGCCTTGTCAACCTTGGCACCGGCCTCGGCTCCATAGCCCTCAAGTTTCTTCTCAGCATCAGGCTTGCTACCAGGCAGACGGTCCTTtaccttggcggcggcgctgtgGACGTCGCCTGAGGAATGTGTTAGTCTCGTCATGAGTTTGTTGCAagcgctgctgctgctgctgctgctgccagaGGCCCCAGCGGTCTCAGCGCACCGCGCACCAAAGCGTAGCTGAGCCGTGTCGAAGCAGCGCCATCAATTGTAGCATGGGGTAGCCAACATACTTTCAAACTTGTTCTCGGCGGCTTTGGGGCTGCCGCCTGCATTGTATAGGTAGTACCCGACACCGCCTGCGGCACCGAGACCGAGGATAAGAGGCATACGTGATTTGGACATTGTGTGTGAGGAGAGCGACGAGGTGTATAGCCTGATGGAAGGACCGGAATTTGAGGCTTCACACGATGAGGCGGGAAGGTGGAAGTAAAAGGCAGAGATTTGGACCGAGGGTGGGTGgctggagaggaggagggacgGTTTTAGCTGGAGGGGAGGAGAAGCTTTGGTTCCTACGAGCTGCAGCTTTCTACAGATATACTTGGggaggacatggatgacGGAGGGCAGCTACCCGGGCACGCGTGTTTGCGCGGGCAGGCGCATGGAGATGGAATGTGGGAGGAAGTCACTTTAATGTTACTCAACGGCTGGAGGCGGCATGAGCAACTGTAGAACGGAGAGCGGGAGGCGGCACCAGCGGCTTTGGGGCTCGACGTCGGGGGCCCGACTGCAGTGAGATGCCGAATGATGGTTCCATGTGTCTGCTGCTGAGCTCAAATGTTGATGGCACAATCGAatcatgggccatggcactTCGGCGACGGCcgagcttgagcttggaTTCCAGAGTTGGTAGGCGCATCTGTTGCTTTTGGCCGTCGTGATTGGCTGGACGGCAGTCATGACGTAGATCTGGCTCTGGGTTCTGGGGGTTGTGCAGGGGGGAGGACACAGCAAGACAACAAGGCCTGGGGAATATGGATCGGCGTACCGAGTAGGACGATGACATAGCTTATGAGGCAAGACGCCTACGGATCCTATTGAGTATGCGAAGGTGCAGCTAAGAAGCcaattattaataaatacttattttttctaataaataatataagaatataagtactagttatctttaaatatatataaatatacaTAAAGATATCTAaagatatattattatatattattataccgTGACTAGATTAAGCAATAAAAGTATCTTAAAGGTATCGCAAGAAAATACGTCCGCTGCACCTTCGCACACTCAATACATATTGATGCAACCAGACCAGTCTTACATGTGCCGCTAGGCAGGCCCCGTTGTGCCGTGAGAGGTTTATGTCGCCGCTGCACGGCCCCAAGGTGCTGAATAAATGCTCTAATGCCTCTTCTTTCGCGCTTAAATGAAACGGCAGCATCTGACCTCCGCCGCCCAAGTCGTTACATCATGGCGACATCCGTCTTTGCCCACCAGTTGCCGGCGGCCTTGctccttcaatgttccaatCGGCCCACAGTGGTGACCTGCATCTTGGATTTTTGGGGCACGCTTCGACATGGATGAGCCGCGCAATCCCTGTTCATTGGTACTATCCTTTGCTGGCGGTGTTCCCGAAAATGGCTACTGACTGGTGCTAATAATAATGGCCTTGCAGAGCTGTGCATGCATCATCAGTCCATAATGACCATGAATTTGTCGTGATGCTTCCGTGCCCTTTTTGGTCCTTAAGCCAGACTGCTCCTGCCGTTTTCTTTCATCACTCTGCATTCAGACTCGTAGTCCCACCTGCCAACAAACATTAAAACAATAATCATCACATCTCCACTTTCAAGCTTAATGGAGCTTTTATCGCTTGTTTGCGCGCcaagctccatgtcattTTGATCCGACCATCTTTCACGTCAAGGCTAGACTGTGGCTCAGCAAGCTGGAAACCCGCAGTGCTTGGTCTTTGTCTTTGGCTCGCGAACCCAGGCCACCGTTGCTCCGTTGCATTTTAGCTTTCCTGCTTCCTGCTCTCAAACGCTTTCAATCTCCGACCGCTTCACTTTCtttcttccctttcttttcccttctctTACCTCTTTGTTTCCCTTCTCTACTGCTGGGCTGACGTCAATCCAACACCGTTTGCTCATTGTTCCTTCACGCCGCAGTCTTATTTTTCAAGTCTTCAACCTCTTCTCTCTTTCCTTGGGATTTCTGTGCGACGATTTTGGCCGACGCTGAAGACATTCGACGACGCAAGCCCTTGCCACTGGCAAtcgtaccgagtactccaCTGACGCAATCCGaacacggcggcggcatctcttTGCGTTTGTTCAACCAGTACGGACGAGCCCTTACACAACAGTGGGCGGCGCCACACCTTCACTCGTACCCAGCCGAACAACCGTCCAGCCTCATACTTTCGTCATATCCGTACCCAAGGATTTGGTAGGCGCTTCACCAGCGTACACTTAGATCCGTCATGCTCGCAACCTTGGATGCGCAATGGTGAAAGTTCGGAGCTCTCGCCGTGTCGCGGGTCTGAAACCAGGCGATTACGACCACGAGATTGGCCTGGTCAACCATGATGGGGTGGATGACGATTCACACACCGTGCTGACATCGGATGTTGATACTCGTAGGGGCTCAACAACATCTCGATTGATATCGCTAGCGGGTGATAGCGGACAAGAAGATGAGGCAACCCGGGCTGAAGGTAGCCAGGCAAACAAAAACCGCATCCATGACCAGCAAAATagtgtggtggtggtggatgtgTCGGAGGAGAGTGACAATCGACTCCGTCCTGAGGATTCTCTTCCTCAGCCGTCCAcccagccatcaattgaaGTCCATGGTAAATATCTCTCTCGACATAACGGACTCCAACCACCGGGGACTAACCATCTACCTGCGCAGCTGCGACACCAGACATATTCCACGATCCCACGCATCGAATCATGCCCAAGCAGCCACGCGAAACTCGGGAAGTTGCTATTGACGTCATGTACGAGAATGAAAGAGGGGGTTTTATGTGTGGTATAGCACTATTTTCATCTAAAGCTCTCGGTGGCCTTGATCCGCCTGCATGGAGTAAGTTGCCTTTTGGCCACATGCCAATCCTGAAGCCGGAAATACTGACCGCAGAAAAGCCAATGCTTACCATAAACCATCACTGACCAACATTTACAACGCGGTGGTTCCAGATCCCTCATGGGAGTGGATTTGGTCAGAGTGGCGAATAAACTATGAAGAAGGCGTGGACGAGGGCGGCTGGGAATACTCCTTTGCGTTTTCAAAAATGTTCTCCTGGCACGAACCAAGTTGGTGGAACTCGTTCGTTAGAAGGAGAGTTTGGATCCGGAAaagggcaaggagaagaTCTGCAGATTTGAATTCCTCCGGCAACCTGCTCAACTCCGACTACTTCACCATTCGACCCGCGTCTTCTCGCAGCACTAATCAGCGATCTGTGGCGAGCGTGGCCAGCAGCCGTGTTCCCAGCAAGTCCAGCCTAACACGCACATCTATCAAGGAGGTAGAAGAGGCCCAGGAGATTGAGAATATAGAAACGTTACTATCGGTTCTGCGGTCATCGAGAATTGATCGTGAGAAGAGAGAGGCCGTCGAAAATTACCTTGATCATGCAATGGACCTCAGCCAACTTCAAGACGAGATGCACGAAATCATGTCGATTTTCGTTTTTCAAGCATCACGGCGACAGCTTCTGACCCATTTGATGCGTAAATACGATGACACGACACGCAAGCTGGAAGAAAACgacaacaaggacaacaaAAATCTCCAGGAGCGGAAGAAAGcgctcgaggccgccgtcaaACATGCAGACGAGGAGGTTAGCAAACTGGCCTACTGGAGCGACGTCAAAAAGATGGCCGAGAGAGGGGAGCTGAGGTTGTCGCTCGATGAAGATCAGGGTTGGCATGAGGCACGTCCTGGTTTGGATCGAAGCGGGCCAAATGCACCGAATATGGGCGAGTTGCCAGGATCTGGAAGATCCCATTGAAGGGGGGTTACATCATATCATACTCTTATCCCCCATCCTATCTCTTTGTGGATAGATTATTTTGTATACTTAATACCCTCATCGTCGatagtttctttttctgctATTTTTCTAAAAAGGGATCCGGGCCAAAGGGCATTCCCGTGCTGACAGCTCTTTGCATGACTGGGAGGCAGAGGGAGTCTGGAGTTTTCACAGTCACATCCGTTTCTGGGGTTGAGCATCGCATACGACGAACCGCATCATGTTGAAACCGCAGGTGTCGAGGATACTGCAATACTCAAAGTGTATGAAATACAAAAGACTAATGAAATTCATGCTCTACATTTTGACAGTATGCTTCATGGACAAAGATGCTGTCACGCTACAGACGCAAGTGCCAACTGGTTGACATGGTTGGTCCATATGCTAAAGGCGGCTCTCAATTGTGATATTGGCAGCTGCACCACTTCAATGTAGTATCATAAAATGGTGAGTTTTACAGTTTTACGGATTGTCTCTACTGGCAGATGTGGCAGTTTTATATTGTGCATACTGCTCTGGTATGTAAAACACTTGATTTCGAACATCGTACATTTCGTTCAAGAATTGATAACTTGGGAAGTGCTATGGGGCCTTTTAAATCGCACGAAATCCCTGGATGTCACGAATAGCAAAGGGTCAGGGCCATGGTCAAATTCTTACTCGCGGCTTGGTAACTACGTTGCAGCCGGCGCAATGACAGTGCTCATTTTTGCCCGTTTCCCGAGCcattttgtcttgtttctcgtCTTTCATGGTTGCGGGCGCGGTGTAGTCAACCAGTCAAGTGGCAAAGGCCTTTCTCGGCGGCTGTGTCTGGCCCGGTGTCTCATAGCTACTAGCGTATTTGGCCAGTATGCTCTGACCAACTAACTGCTCGAGGCGTTAACACTAGATTCACTAACGTGCTTGGATGTAAATTGAGAGCTAGATGATGCAGAATGTGCGTTCTACAAAACCCCTGCTCTTTTCAAATACCTGGCCATCCATGAACCCGTGGACGTAGCATGGGCCCACGAATAGGAAGTCGCTGTTTGCTTCATTTGCACCTCCATCTCCGGATGGGACGGGCCTCAGAACAACCGGTACCTTTGCGCCCTTTAGCACCGTGATCCAGTCGCCGTCTTGGGCTCCGTGCGGAAGCCTGCAGTAGATCCCGCCCTTGGTCATGGCAAAATCCCACGTATACCACTCAAACACGGCGTCTTGGACTCTAAAATCGATGTCGATGTCTCTGTTGCTATCTAGAGGCGTGGTGATCCATTTGGTGAACCGCGGCGCCAGCTCCTCGATGTCGGCGCTCGTGAGGCGAGCCATTGGGTAGCGCTTCACGTCCATCATCATGGTGCGCCAGAAGGCTTCAAACGAGGCTGGGAAGTTGGGGACGTCGCAGGCACTCGCATCCGGGTGGTTGGTCTTGAGAAACGAGGACAGCGAGGAGTTGCCATTGCGGATTGCCGCCCGGATGAGGTCGTCTGGCATCCACTGCAGGCAGTGGTTCGCGCCAGGGGGGTAGGGCACGGCGTTCTGGTTTTGCGGACTATATCTCGAGACATGGGATAGGGTGTCGATTTCGTAGCCCGCGAGCTGCAGCGTGCCCTCTGAGACGGAGAGCGGCAAGtccacctcggcgccgccagcgtTGAAGATGGACCTCTGCGCGAAGAGTATGCTCGTTTGGCCGGGGCTGGCAAAGTCTATGGTCCACGATGGCAGGTCGCTGCTGCGACTGTCGTTGCCGTAAAGCTGCCAGGCGGACTGGCACAAGAGGTCGAGGTTCCGATCGTGCTCCATTAGCCTTTTCATGCAGTCGATGTAGATGGCCCTTGTGGAGAGGCTGTAGTCTACTTTGATGTCGAGTCTATTCGACGTGAGACTTAGGAGGGCGTATATCTTGTCCCGCGGATCAGTGGCATCGGTGTACCGAAATCGGGAGAGAACATccagcattgatgatggctcGTTGGCCTGGACCTCGTCCCTCACCACTCTTCGCTGGTGGCACATGATTTGCGGGTAGGCAATCGCTCCGCTTGCCCAGGACCGGATGCTCATGTCGTGGCTGAACGGGCCGTGAAAGGCGTCGGGGACACCGTATCTCTCGATAtagacgtcgacgtcgaggaaATCCTCCACCACCGTCCACGGCAGCGTCGCATGCCCTGCcacgagaagaaggctggaTGCAAAGGCTACCTCCTGAACGATCCAGACCCGTCTCCATAAGGCTGGCGTTGCAAAGAGATGGCGTAGGTTCTCCTGCATGCGCTCCagcgtctgcgtctgctcGTCGCTCAGGTCCAGCCATCTCTGGCGCAGCTCGTCCTCCAGGCGAAACAGGGAGCCGAAGTGAGCCATGGAGGATGCTGCGTCTTGCAGCATTTTGGCATCCCCGCCGAGCCAGAGGAGGTCTGTGGCGCATCGTTGGTAGACCTGGCTCATGTAGCCTATGTGGTTGCTCTTCTCTGCGTGGTTCGCCTGGTCGATGCAGATGGCGTCGGCCCAGATTTGACGTGGCCTGTCTGGTAGGCGGAGGTGGCGAAGGGCAGTCTCCAGGTTTCTAGTTGCGTTGAacatgccgtggccgaccTGAATCGGCCGCGTTTCTGTGGTTTGGCCCCAGACATAGGACAAGGCTTCAAAGGGCGGGTGGTTGTGAAGCTCGACGTTGTGCAGCTCGCACTTGATGGGGCTCGAAAAGTCCGAGGATGGTTGCAGTGTTATGAGACGGAATCCGCTGTCTGGTTGGAGCGGCTTGTACTCTACAGTGGACTGcatttttattataaatatcAGGCAGATGGCATTGTTGATGTTGGAACCCCAACAATCAATCACCTGACGCATTTACCAGGATGATGAaaaaccctaaccctaaccctatTATACCCCTTTGCCATGTCGGCAATTGGAGCATACCTTGGTTATGGTGTAGTGATCACCATATTCCACAACGCCTTAGAACGGTGTCAACTACACAATGCTGTCTTTTAATCCAATTTTATAGCCTTGATTTAGACTTGATGTCAAATCAAAATATTCATGGTCGTTGGTCTTACAGtatcaccaccacctctgTTGAGCTGCTGCGTCACAGAAGCCTGGCACGTGACGTGGTGGACCCTTGCAAACCCGGTTTAGAGGGCTCTCCATGTTTTCACTACGTCTCCAAATCACCAGACTATTTACCACCATGCGGCACGCCTCATGACCAATGTCCTTGGGGATCAAGTCAATATGGCGGACTGGGTCCCGGTGCATCGGCTCACCTGGAGCGCTTCCCATTTGGAAATGCGGCCTGCCCTCCAGGAGATCTCTGCTGTCAGCATCTTTCTCAACAAGTCGCCGACAGTACGTGGCTGAgcaggacaaggacaacaCTGGGGATTTAGCGACCCTTGCTTCCCAAGCTCTGCCTACGACATTTGAGATCGAACAGTCGGTCAAAACACGCGGTGAGGTGATGGAGACGAATCGTGCGAGAAACGCCTTCATGAGAGGCGCTTTCAGGGATCAATCACCACAAATACAGGCTGCTGTGGACAAGAAACGAAGCTCACCTTATGTGCCAACTGCTCGCGACTATCCGTCCGTGGCAGCAACCCGAGCAAGTAAAGGCTTCACACGCAAGATGGCTCGCGTTCAAGTGGGATTCGATATGATCTGGGAGCACTTTGGCAGAAAGGTACCTGAGTGGAGCGAGACATTCAACTTGCTGAAACGAATGACGCCGAAACGAAGCGATACTCCGAGCATGGTGGCTGTAAGAGTAGTGCTACCCTCATCGTGGGATATGTCTGTGGGAAACAAGCGGATCGAGTTCTTGGATGCGACAACGGGCCTGGCCACCAAGCTGCGAATATCTGCGGATCACCAGAATCCGTCAGCTGTTGTCTTGAGAGGCGAAagcgccgtcttggcgaAAGCAGCAGACGAATTGATCAGGGCATGTCCGGATGTAGAAATATTTAAGCTGGGGGATGTAGCTACGGTGGACTACAAAACCAAACAGCTATGGCCGGCGATTGAGGACGCCCAAGATGCAGGGTCGACAGTCCCGCCGAGCAACAAGGACAATATATGGGTGCATAAGGAACTGCCGACATATTGGATTGACCTCCCGTACGAGCAGACGCCCAAGCCAAGGCAGTGGACTAAGGAATCATTCGAGACGTACATTACGGCTCTTGTGTGTGGGCGACTACAGCCACATTTGGCCATGAAGTACTACAGACAACCCCGAGAAAATGGCAAACTCATTGATACAGAAGGCATTCGAATTGGACTAATTTTAAAGGCGTTCGAGGACCCGGCAGCAAGAGAGTGCATCACCACGTCCGTTTTGAAAATGGCGATAGGATTCATGGCCCACAAAGGGGGCCACCGTGCATCCGCAGATCGACTCTTCACGCTCGCTGAGGGATGGGGCCTGCCCATGGATACTGAGCTCTTCAACGTCATTCTTGGCGGATACGTCGCCAAGCAAGACGTCGCCTTCTTTCACAAGCTCCTGCAAAAGATGGAAGAGCGGTACTTCTACCCCAATGCCAGAACCTGGCTCCATTTCCTCAAGCTCGTCCAGCGAGACGATGAGAGACGACAGGTTATAGCCGCCATGTACGAGAATGGTCTGTTCGAAGACCCCTCCACGCGAAGAGGAATCGCTGAAACTATGGCTAGCAACGACTCGTTCGCGGCCTTCAAGGCCGGTAAAAGCCTAGACGTCTTCCTTGCAGACCAGGCCATGCGCTACGGAGAAGATTGGTACACACTCGAAGCAGTAAACCGCATCCTTGAAGAATTCTTCTGGTTTCACGACCCTTCGCATCCCGATTTCTCAGCCTTCAAATCCCTCCTGGACCGCTACACCTCCAATGGCCACCAGATAGATATCGGAAGCACGTCCAACGTCATCATCAAATCCTGTATCAGCAGAGGAGACTGGTCTACCGCCCAATGGGCCCTGTCACGCATGCTGCAGCACGGACGGGAGCCCAACTCCCAGACGTACACTTCTCTCGTGTCGCTAGCCATGTCCTCCAGGGCATACTCTTCTCTCGGGGTGGTCTTCTTCTACGGCGTTCTCTACCGGAAGCTACGAAAGGGCCCACGGAGGGTCATGCAGGGCGTCATGCTTAAGCGACTTCTGGACGGCTTTCCCGTCAAGATATTTTCCAACAAGATGGGCCGACTGTTGACAAAGAAGAAGGTAGCAAACGACCACGCAATAGTTGCAGGCGCCGAATGGGCTATCCTACACTCATGTAAGAGCTACAAACCCGTCAAGTCCCTCGCCGCAGCGCTGGACACGACGTGGCGAACCATGGACCAACCCCTTTTGCGAACGGCCCTCGCTGCCGATCCGGAAGCAAGTGCAGAACAAGTCCTCTCGCACGATTACGCGGTCAAAATGCGAGATGAGTCCGGCCAACAGCCCCCCATCATAGTCCATCTAGACACGGCGTTTGATCCGGAAACAATGCTTCGAGACTCAAATCCTGAAAATAAGCCGCGGTCGCAGCATGTTCCTACAGACGCAAGGTCTGATATCAAGGATAAATTGAACGGAGAAAAGAGAACAGTCGAAAGCATTGATTATTGAAGAAATTCGTGTACGATATACAAACAGGTGTTTTGATACCCACTCCAGCATTATAGATGGACAGTGCAAGCTTTTCATTTAGGGGGACGTCTTTTATCATTTGCTGCTAGTGACTAGCACTACTGCGTATGGGATATATAGAGATCTTAAAAGCTGTATAATAGAAGCCCCAATCAAACCGTGCAAGAATTTTGTATTCCTTTACTACCCTCGCCAAAACGCCCGTGCTCTGGTCGATACGGCGGCTCTGATGACAAGTCATGTGAAGTGACGAGACAAACAAAAGCTGACAAGGTTGTGAACAACACGAGAAGACAATGGAGAGAAAGTTGTGAAATGGTAGTTCTGCCGTGTCTTTGTCTGTCTCGCCTGCAGCTCCTGTCTGTCTGTAATGCATTTCACGCATCCGACAACCGGTAATACACTGAGCCGTAATGACGACGAACATTACTTCCGTGGAGGGAGCAAAAGAAACATCAAACAAATGTCTAATCGTCCAACCGGTTGGTCAATTCGGAGAAATGCAACCCACATACACACACCCTTTCGCCCACGTCCCTATCCTTCCATTTCCTTCACACAAAGGCGCGCGTGAAAAGAACTAGACTtcgagaaaaagaagagaaaaaaaatgagaCTTCGTGTGAATAAAACATATCAAAACGCAAGCCAGCCCAAGCGAGACCCATTTGTGTGTATTGTTTGTGCTTTCACTTCTCCGACACCTATCCTCTGATGTCTACTCCAATTGAATGCGAAAGGACCACCTATTCCTTCTTGCTCTCGTCGGAGGTCGATTTGGGCTtggcttccttcttctcatcctGCTGCTCGGATACAGCCGCTGAAGCCTTGACGATTTCTTTACCAGATTTTGACTGGGTTTCTGGTTCTTGTTTCGAttcggcggctgcggcgtcAGCGGTGGAGGTCGGGGCATGTTCTTTCTCTTTTGATGTCGAGTTATTCTTAGACACTTGACTCTCGAGGTCTTTGTCTTCGTCGGCGTTATCGAACAATTCGGTATCATCTGAATCGGTGAGAACCTCTGTGCCATCGCCGAGAAAGATTATTCGGCCTCGGTACCCACCAACGCCGAAGCTTTTGCCCTTGTTCTCCGCATCCAT is part of the Metarhizium brunneum chromosome 4, complete sequence genome and harbors:
- the mug65 gene encoding Meiotically up-regulated 65 protein, which encodes MVKVRSSRRVAGLKPGDYDHEIGLVNHDGVDDDSHTVLTSDVDTRRGSTTSRLISLAGDSGQEDEATRAEGSQANKNRIHDQQNSVVVVDVSEESDNRLRPEDSLPQPSTQPSIEVHAATPDIFHDPTHRIMPKQPRETREVAIDVMYENERGGFMCGIALFSSKALGGLDPPAWTNAYHKPSLTNIYNAVVPDPSWEWIWSEWRINYEEGVDEGGWEYSFAFSKMFSWHEPSWWNSFVRRRVWIRKRARRRSADLNSSGNLLNSDYFTIRPASSRSTNQRSVASVASSRVPSKSSLTRTSIKEVEEAQEIENIETLLSVLRSSRIDREKREAVENYLDHAMDLSQLQDEMHEIMSIFVFQASRRQLLTHLMRKYDDTTRKLEENDNKDNKNLQERKKALEAAVKHADEEVSKLAYWSDVKKMAERGELRLSLDEDQGWHEARPGLDRSGPNAPNMGELPGSGRSH
- the het-6_8 gene encoding Heterokaryon incompatibility protein 6, OR allele yields the protein MQSTVEYKPLQPDSGFRLITLQPSSDFSSPIKCELHNVELHNHPPFEALSYVWGQTTETRPIQVGHGMFNATRNLETALRHLRLPDRPRQIWADAICIDQANHAEKSNHIGYMSQVYQRCATDLLWLGGDAKMLQDAASSMAHFGSLFRLEDELRQRWLDLSDEQTQTLERMQENLRHLFATPALWRRVWIVQEVAFASSLLLVAGHATLPWTVVEDFLDVDVYIERYGVPDAFHGPFSHDMSIRSWASGAIAYPQIMCHQRRVVRDEVQANEPSSMLDVLSRFRYTDATDPRDKIYALLSLTSNRLDIKVDYSLSTRAIYIDCMKRLMEHDRNLDLLCQSAWQLYGNDSRSSDLPSWTIDFASPGQTSILFAQRSIFNAGGAEVDLPLSVSEGTLQLAGYEIDTLSHVSRYSPQNQNAVPYPPGANHCLQWMPDDLIRAAIRNGNSSLSSFLKTNHPDASACDVPNFPASFEAFWRTMMMDVKRYPMARLTSADIEELAPRFTKWITTPLDSNRDIDIDFRVQDAVFEWYTWDFAMTKGGIYCRLPHGAQDGDWITVLKGAKVPVVLRPVPSGDGGANEANSDFLFVGPCYVHGFMDGQVFEKSRGFVERTFCII